A window of the Labrus mixtus chromosome 8, fLabMix1.1, whole genome shotgun sequence genome harbors these coding sequences:
- the LOC132979200 gene encoding NAD-dependent protein deacylase sirtuin-5, mitochondrial-like: MLLHNRAVFALGLRMCSARVRRGPLMDTRRPNSDMSEFREIFSKAKHIAIITGAGVSAESGVPTFRGDNEKWRKWQSQDLATPEAFSRTPSRVWEFYHYRREMALNKKPNAAHLAIAECEARLRKQGRTVVVITQCIDDLHRKAGSKHVLKIHGSLMETRCVSCGHVTVNKRSPICAALKDKGAPGPDVADAQIPVDKLPRCGESDCHGLLRPNVVFFGETLDSHILTKVEKEMETCDLCLVVGTSSIVYPAAMFGPQIASRGVPVAEFNKNTTPKTEYFTHHFQGPCGTTLPLALARHESEVI, from the exons ATGCTCCTTCACAATCGAGCTGTGTTCGCTCTGGGTCTTCGCATGTGCTCCGCTCGTGTGAGGAGAGGACCTTTGATGGACACAAGAAGACCCAACTCGG ACATGTCTGAGTTCCGTGAAATCTTTTCCAAAGCAAAGCACATCGCGATCATCACAGGAGCAGGTGTGAGCGCAGAGAGCGGAGTCCCAACCTTCAGGGGAGACAATGAGAAGTGGAGGAAATGGCAATCTCAg GACCTGGCAACCCCAGAGGCCTTCTCTCGCACCCCATCTCGGGTGTGGGAGTTCTACCATTACAGGAGGGAGATGGCTTTAAACAAGAAGCCCAACGCTGCACATCTGGCCATAGCAGAGTGTGAGGCCCGGCTGAGGAAGCAGGGGCGCACCGTGGTCGTCATCACCCAGTGCATAGACGACCTGCACCGGAAGGCCGGTTCTAAGCATGTGCTCAAGATTCACG GCAGCCTGATGGAGACGCGCTGTGTGAGTTGCGGACATGTGACCGTGAACAAGCGGAGCCCCATATGTGCTGCCCTGAAGGACAAAGG TGCACCTGGCCCAGACGTTGCTGATGCACAGATTCCAGTGGATAAACTGCCACG GTGTGGTGAAAGTGACTGCCACGGTCTGCTGCGGCCCAACGTGGTGTTTTTTGGAGAAACTCTGGACTCCCATATCCTGACCAAGGTGGAAAAAGAGATGGAAACATGTGACCTTTGTCTGGTG GTTGGGACTTCCTCAATTGTTTACCCAGCAGCCATGTTTGGCCCCCAGATTGCATCCAGGGGCGTTCCCGTGGCAGAATTTAACAAAAACACTACACCCAAAACCGAGTACTTCAC GCATCATTTCCAGGGTCCATGCGGAACAACGCTGCCTCTGGCTTTGGCGCGACATGAGTCGGAGGTTATTTAA
- the LOC132979195 gene encoding zinc finger protein 99-like — translation MSKTLTDHGFPPLSSFRLIVPPLQLVSAALLEIVKQGAVMYFGLLEEFITSVLETAPELLTDTERVQLVIGLRAKAVLELCRNDAFSDQQAFRHHLSQINTFITNQDKETSNSEMKVSVTNFLRLVHTLMEDHCQRDIFYKNIFPTLFGPKYDSALQALMKKFLLNLHELLPVPNLEQTSLWLSLSPSILKECVDFMNQSKPLKTLIQHHKHHGHKVPKALSSSGDDCILSSLSYHLPNVDKDKGDVVVKTEPTFDPDDWQADNLLSSESKQVVEEDDVNVFYSEFVKNEEEYGQQCVSDVTEDQGASVEVTVPFFEENESSDGDHMDEKWFNHLGTCSRTSNEDGSLVCHVCTKDFDCQKLFDEHKRMCAGRSKGQEEMDPQCSSSSAFHTEPLPIDKLNKSVPFDMSNIAPQELISSDTSQEQTSKRSSRVKQCSICREIFTSSTDLMKHMRSHTEQSPYLCCYCGEDFDSYKDCMTHQEDKCKASNQSSKDSSMSHENNMKQEINEVYSEISQSSTSADASADSKAYKQPLTCPKCCQRFTYHKSFEKHQKICSEAASQRIKKTNTNNLVDNGRDIVSVDKAMESNAEKSSETMESQTATTSSTAVASSEISQSSTTAESPPNSKAYKQPQTCPKCGQCFIYYKSFKKHQQICSEAAPRRIKQTKKKHVINNGSDFFSVDKAMESNAAKSSETAESQTATTSSAAVASSEISQSSTTEDASADSKAFKQSLMCPKCGQCFTYYRSFEKHQTICSDADSQTKEPTNTNYFIIKGCDFFSVDNTTEINAEKSSETMESQTATSSTADDAEGSQCKDGTFKCTMCEKDFSNIVLMQRHYSESHGVRGPYPCTLCKTTFTRLYELIRHQQNKQLFLCPICKKGFRHPGEIERHQKIHSPTPCKCETCGKIFDSNYALMRHRRTHRERPPVVCTYCGKQFTSKDYLRAHMVRHTDGYPCPECGKVFYQKTLLTYHLYKHKGQEPYLCDTCGKGWPNAALLKVHMVKHREGQPFKCEDCGAAYKRESSLISHRRSKHIGLRPFVCEVCSKAFRINSQLKNHMMVHTGERPYSCPMCGKKFTKGYNLKKHREKPCL, via the exons atgagcaaGACATTGACGGACCATG gtttccctcccctctcctctttccgCCTCATCGTCCCTCCTCTGCAGcttgtgtctgcagctctgttgGAGATAGTGAAGCAGGGAGCTGTGATGTATTTCGGTCTGCTGGAGGAGTTTATCACCTCAGTGTTGGAAACAGCCCCTGAGCTGCtcactgacacagagagagtccAACTAGTGATTGGCCTTCGAGCAAAG GCGGTGCTAGAGTTGTGCCGCAATGATGCATTTTCTGACCAGCAGGCTTTTCGGCATCATCTGAGCCAAATAAATACCTTCATTACAAACCAGGATAAAGAG acTTCCAATTCTGAGATGAAAGTTTCAGTTACAAACTTCCTGAGGCTTGTTCACACTCTAATGGAAGATCACTGTCAGAGGGATATCTTTTATAAG AACATCTTCCCAACACTGTTTGGTCCTAAATATGACTCAGCTCTACAGGCTCTAATGAAGAAATTCCTCCTCAATCTGCATGAGCTGCTGCCTGTTCCTAACCTTGAACAA ACTTCCCTTTGGTTGAGTCTCTCTCCTTCTATCTTGAAAGAGTGTGTGGACTTCATGAACCAGTCTAAGCCACTTAAAACACTTATCCAGCATCACAAACACCATGGGCACAAAGTTCCTAAAG cTTTGTCTTCCTCTGGGGATGATTGCATCCTTTCCAGCCTGTCGTATCACCTACCAAATGTGGACAAAGACAAAGGGGATGTAGTTGTCAAAACTGAACCCACATTTGACCCTGATGATTGGCAGGCAGATAACCTATTGAGCAGTGAGTCAAAACAAGTTGTTGAAGAAGACGACGTTAATGTGTTCTATTCTGAATTTGTGAAAAATGAGGAAGAATATGGACAGCAGTGTGTCAGTGATGTAACTGAAGATCAGGGAGCATCTGTTGAAGTAACAGTTCCATTTTTTGAGGAAAATGAGTCCAGTGATGGTGACCACATGGATGAAAAATGGTTCAATCACTTGGGAACTTGCAGTCGGACATCTAATGAGGACGGCAGTCTTGTTTGTCATGTTTGTACCAAAGATTTTGATTGCCAAAAACTCTTTGACGAACACAAGAGGATGTGTGCGGGCAGAAGCAAAGGACAAGAAGAGATGGACCCACAATGTTCCTCAAGCTCGGCTTTTCACACTGAACCACTCCCTATTGATAAATTAAACAAGTCTGTTCCTTTTGACATGTCAAACATTGCACCCCAGGAATTAATATCCTCTGACACATCACAAGAACAAACATCTAAAAGAAGCAGTCGCGTCAAACAATGCTCCATATGCAGGGAAATATTTACTAGTTCTACTGACCTGATGAAGCACATGAGAAGCCACACTGAACAGAGTCCCTACCTTTGTTGTTATTGTGGGGAAGATTTTGATAGCTATAAAGACTGCATGACACACCAGGAAGATAAATGCAAAGCTTCAAACCAGTCTTCAAAAGACAGTTCCATGAGCcatgaaaataacatgaaacaaGAGATCAATGAGGTTTATAGTGAAATAAGTCAGAGCTCGACATCTGCAGATGCATCAGCAGACTCAAAGGCTTATAAACAGCCACTGACATGTCCAAAATGTTGCCAGCGTTTTACCTACCACAAGAGTTTTGAGAAGCACCAGAAAATATGTTCAGAAGCAGCTTCTCAAAGGATTAagaaaaccaacacaaacaatTTGGTTGACAATGGACGTGATATCGTTTCAGTTGACAAGGCTATGGAGAGCAATGCTGAGAAAAGTTCTGAAACAATGGAAAGCCAAACTGCAACAACTTCATCCACAGCAGTGGCTTCCAGTGAAATAAGTCAGAGCTCGACAACTGCGGAGTCACCACCAAACTCAAAGGCTTATAAACAACCGCAAACGTGTCCAAAATGTGGCCAGTGTTTTATTTACTACAAGAGTTTTAAGAAGCACCAGCAAATATGTTCAGAAGCAGCTCCTCGAAGGATTaagcaaaccaaaaaaaaacatgtaattaaCAATGGAAGTGATTTCTTTTCAGTTGACAAGGCTATGGAGAGCAATGCTGCGAAAAGTTCCGAAACAGCAGAAAGCCAAACTGCAACAACTTCATCCGCAGCAGTGGCTTCCAGTGAAATAAGTCAGAGCTCGACAACTGAAGATGCATCAGCAGACTCAAAGGCTTTTAAACAATCTCTTATGTGTCCAAAATGTGGCCAGTGTTTTACTTACTACAGGAGTTTTGAGAAGCACCAGACAATATGTTCAGATGCAGATTCTCAAACAAAAGAGCCAACCAACACAAACTATTTCATCATCAAAGGCTGTGATTTCTTTTCAGTTGACAACACTACTGAGATCAATGCTGAGAAAAGTTCTGAAACGATGGAAAGCCAAACTGCAACTTCATCCACAGCAGATGATGCAGAGGGCTCCCAGTGTAAAGATGGAACCTTTAAGTGCACCATGTGTGAGAAAGACTTTTCAAACATTGTGCTCATGCAAAGACATTACTCTGAGTCCCATGGTGTCAGAGGCCCATACCCCTGTACTTTGTGCAAGACCACTTTTACCAGGTTGTATGAACTGATTCGACACcagcaaaacaaacagttgTTTCTATGCCCCATCTGCAAGAAAGGATTCAGACATCCAGGAGAAATAGAAAGACATCAAAAAATACATTCTCCAACACCATGCAAATGTGAAACGTGTGGGAAAATCTTTGATTCTAACTATGCTCTGATGCGGCACAGGAGAACACATAGAGAACGGCCACCTGTTGTTTGTACATACTGTGGGAAACAGTTCACTTCAAAGGACTACTTGAGAGCTCATATGGTGAGGCATACAGATGGTTACCCATGCCCAGAGTGCGGGAAGGTATTCTATCAAAAAACACTGCTAACATATCATCTGTATAAACACAAAGGGCAAGAGCCGTACCTCTGCGACACGTGTGGCAAAGGATGGCCGAACGCGGCTCTGCTCAAGGTTCACATGGTTAAACACAGAGAAGGTCAgccatttaagtgtgaagactGTGGTGCGGCTTACAAGCGGGAATCAAGTTTGATCTCTCACCGCAGATCCAAACATATAGGCTTGCGGCCATTTGTGTGCGAGGTTTGCAGCAAGGCCTTCAGGATAAACAGCCAGCTGAAAAATCACATGATGGTCCACACAGGGGAACGACCCTACTCGTGTCCAATGTGTGGCAAAAAGTTTACAAAAGGCTATAACTTAAAGAAGCACAGAGAAAAGCCATGTCTATAG
- the LOC132979198 gene encoding zinc finger protein 665-like isoform X2, with product MKVSVTNFLRLVHTLMEDHCQRDIFYKNIFPTLFGPKYDSALQALMKKFLLNLHELLPVPNLEQTSLWLSLSPSILKECVDFMNQSKPLKTLIQHHKHHGHKVPKALSSSGDDCILSSLSYHLPNVDKDKGDVVVKTEPTFDPDDWQADNLLSSESKQVEEDDVNVFYSEFVKNEEEYGQQCVSDVTEDQGASVEVTVPFFEENESSDGDHMDEKWFNHLGTCSRTSNEDGSLDEHQRMRAGRSKGQEEMDPHCSSSSAFHTEPLPIDKFNKSVPFDMSNIAPQELISSDTSQEQTSKRSSRVKQCSICREIFTSSTDLMKHMRSHTEHSPYLCCYCGEDFDSYKDCMSHQKDKCKASNQSSKDSSMSHENNMKQEINEVYSEISQSSTTADASADSKAYKQPLTCPKCCQRFTYHKSFEKHQKICSEAASRKIKKTNTINLINNRCDIISVDKAMESTSSAAVASSEISQSSTTEDASADSNAYKQPQTCPKCGQCFTYYKSFEKHQKTCLEAAPQTKEPTNTNYLIINGCDFFSVDNTNEINAEKSSETMESQTATSSTADDAEGSQCKDGTFKCTMCEKDFSNIVLMQRHYSESHDFRGPYPCTLCKTTFTRLAELVHHQQNKQLFQCPTCKKGLRTPEEIKKHKKVHTPTPCKCETCGKCFKSHYPLMRHRRTHREQPPVVCTYCGKQFASKNYLKAHMVRHTGGYPCPECGKVFYQKTYLTYHLYKHKGQEPYLCETCGKGWPNAALLKVHMVKHREDRPFKCEDCGATYKRESHLMAHRRSKHLGLRPFVCEVCSKAFRLNNELKNHMKVHTGERPFSCPVCGKHFTQAYSLKKHREKPCM from the exons GCCTGTTCCTAACCTTGAACAA ACTTCCCTTTGGTTGAGTCTGTCTCCTTCTATCTTGAAAGAGTGTGTGGACTTCATGAACCAGTCTAAGCCACTTAAAACACTTATCCAGCATCACAAACACCATGGGCACAAAGTTCCTAAAG cTTTGTCTTCCTCTGGGGATGATTGCATCCTTTCCAGCCTGTCGTATCACCTACCGAATGTGGACAAAGACAAAGGGGATGTAGTTGTCAAAACTGAACCCACATTTGACCCTGATGATTGGCAGGCAGATAACCTATTGAGCAGTGAGTCAAAACAAGTTGAAGAAGACGACGTTAATGTGTTCTATTCTGAATTTGTGAAAAATGAGGAAGAATATGGACAGCAGTGTGTCAGTGATGTAACTGAAGATCAGGGAGCATCTGTTGAAGTAACAGTTCCATTTTTTGAGGAAAATGAGTCCAGTGATGGTGACCACATGGATGAAAAATGGTTCAATCACTTGGGAACTTGCAGTCGGACATCTAATGAGGACGGCAGTCTTGACGAACACCAGAGGATGCGTGCGGGCAGAAGCAAAGGACAAGAAGAGATGGACCCACATTGTTCCTCAAGCTCGGCTTTTCACACTGAACCACTCCCTATTGATAAATTCAACAAGTCTGTTCCTTTTGACATGTCAAACATTGCACCCCAGGAATTAATATCCTCTGACACATCACAAGAACAAACATCTAAAAGAAGCAGTCGCGTCAAACAATGCTCCATATGCAGGGAAATATTTACTAGTTCTACTGACCTGATGAAACACATGAGAAGCCACACTGAACATAGTCCTTACCTTTGTTGTTATTGTGGGGAAGATTTTGATAGCTATAAAGACTGCATGTCACACCAGAAAGATAAATGCAAAGCTTCAAACCAGTCTTCAAAAGACAGTTCCATGAGCcatgaaaataacatgaaacagGAGATCAATGAGGTTTATAGTGAAATAAGTCAGAGCTCGACAACTGCAGATGCATCAGCAGACTCAAAGGCTTATAAACAGCCACTGACATGTCCAAAATGTTGCCAGCGTTTTACCTACCACAAGAGTTTTGAGAAGCACCAGAAAATATGTTCAGAAGCAGCTTCTCGGAAGATTAAGAAAACCAACACAATCAATTTAATTAATAATAGATGTGATATCATTTCAGTTGACAAGGCTATGGAGAGCACTTCGTCCGCAGCAGTGGCTTCCAGTGAAATAAGTCAGAGCTCGACAACTGAAGATGCATCAGCAGACTCAAATGCGTACAAACAACCTCAAACGTGTCCAAAATGTGGCCAGTGTTTTACTTACTACAAGAGTTTTGAAAAGCACCAGAAAACATGTTTGGAAGCAGCCCCTCAAACAAAAGAGCCAACCAACACAAACTATTTAATCATCAATGGCTGTGATTTCTTTTCAGTTGACAACACTAATGAGATCAATGCTGAGAAAAGTTCTGAAACAATGGAAAGCCAAACTGCAACTTCATCCACAGCAGATGATGCAGAGGGCTCCCAGTGTAAAGATGGAACCTTTAAGTGCACCATGTGTGAGAAAGACTTTTCAAACATTGTGCTCATGCAAAGACATTACTCTGAGTCCCATGATTTCAGAGGCCCATACCCCTGTACTTTGTGCAAGACCACTTTTACCAGGTTGGCTGAATTGGTTCaccatcagcaaaacaaacagttgTTCCAATGCCCTACCTGCAAGAAAGGTTTAAGAACtccagaagaaataaaaaaacataaaaaagtacATACTCCAACACCATGCAAATGTGAAACATGTGGTAAATGCTTTAAATCTCACTATCCTCTGATGCGGCACAGGAGAACACATAGAGAACAGCCACCTGTTGTTTGTACATACTGTGGGAAACAGTTTGCTTCAAAAAACTACCTGAAAGCTCATATGGTGAGGCATACAGGTGGTTACCCATGCCCAGAGTGCGGGAAGGTATTCTATCAAAAAACATACCTTACATATCATCTTTATAAACACAAAGGGCAAGAGCCGTACCTCTGCgaaacatgtgggaaaggatgGCCGAACGCGGCTCTGCTCAAGGTTCACATGGTTAAACATAGAGAGGATCGaccatttaagtgtgaagactGTGGTGCAACTTACAAACGGGAATCCCATTTAATGGCTCACCGCAGATCCAAACATTTGGGCTTGCGGCCATTTGTGTGCGAGGTTTGCAGCAAGGCCTTTAGATTAAACAATGAATTGAAAAATCACATGAAGGTACACACAGGAGAACGGCCCTTCTCGTGTCCAGTGTGTGGCAAACACTTTACACAAGCCTATAGCCTAAAGAAGCACAGAGAAAAGCCATGTATGTAG